The DNA region CGCCCGTCGCGGCGACCAGTGTGCCGTCCGGTTCCTGTTCCAGCGCGGGGAAAAGCCGGTCGCGGCCGACGGCCATCGAGGTCTCGTAGTGCTCGGCCTCGAAGCCGAACGAGCCCGCCATCCCGCAGCATCCGGAGTCGATCTCGGCGACCTCCAGCCCCGGGATGCGCCGCAGGAGCGCCATGGTGGCGGCGGTGCCGACCTCCGCCTTCTGGTGGCAGTGGCCGTGGAAGACCACGCGCCGCCCGCTCAGCCACGAGCGTTCCGGCAGGGTCAGCCTGCCGTCGTCGATAGCCTCGACGAGCAGTTCCTCCACCTGGCGGACGCGCTCCTTGATCTGCCGCGCTTCGGGAAGTTCCGGTAGCAGCGCCAAAGTCTCGTCGCGCAGCGTGAACACGCACGACGGCTCACAGCCGACGATCGGCGATCCCGGTTCCGTGTCGCGTGCCAAGGCCGTGACCAGTCCGGCGGCCTTCTTCTTGGCGTCGTCCAGCAGGCCTTTGGACAGGCTCGACCGTCCGCAGCAGCCCCCGGACGCGAGTTCCACCGCCCAGCCCGCGCTTTCGAGCAGCTCGATGGCAGCCTTGCCGATCTGCGGTTCGGTGAAGGTGGTGAAGGAATCCGCGAGCCAGTTCACCGTGCCCGCCGTCCCCGGCGCCGCCACCCGGCGGCGGTTCCAGCGCACGAGGTTTTCCCGCACGAATTTCGGCAGCGGACGTTCGGCCTTGATGCCGACTGTCCGTTCCATGACCTTGCGGAGCGGCCTGATCCGTCCGGGCACATTGGACAGTGGCGCGGTCGCCGAGCCGAGCCGGTTGAAGAACCGGATCGAGCCGAAGATCCGCGACCGCAGCGGCGTGCCGTGCTCCTCGTGGTGCTGGTGCAGGGTTTCGGCCTTGAGCGAGGCCATGTCGACGCTCATCGGGCATTCGCTCTTGCACGCCTTGCACATCAGGCACAGGTCGAGGATCTCGTGCAGTCGTTCCCCGCCGAGCGCGGCCTTCGGGTCCGGCTCGGAAAGAGCCTTGACCAAGGCGTTGGCCCGGCCGCGCGTGGAATGCTCCTCCTGCAGAGTGACCTGGTACGACGGGCACATCACGCCGCCGGTGGTCTTGCGGCACAGCCCGATGTTCATGCAGCGGTCGGCGGCGCCGCGCATCCCGCCGACGACCTCGAAGGACAGCATCGTCCGCAACGGCGGCGCGGGCGGCAGGGCGTCACGGTCGCGCAGGTTCTCGGTCATCGGGGGCGCGTCGACGATCTTGCCGGGATTCATCGTGCCCGCGGGATCGAAGAGCTTCTTGACCTGGCGCATGGCCTCGTAGAGTTCGTCGCCGAAGATCTCCCGGTTGAACTCCGAGCGGGCGAGGCCGTCGCCGTGTTCGGAGGAGTTCACGCCACCGAATTCGGCCACGAGGTCCTTGATCTTCTCCGCGACCGCGCGCATCGTGTCGACCTGGGCGGGGTCGGTGAGGTCGACGAACGGCCGGATGTGCAGGCAGCCGACCGAACAATGGCCGTAGAACCCGGCTTCCAGGCGGTGCTCGTCGAGGATTTCCTTGAACCGCGCGGTGTATTCGGCGAGGTGCTCGGGAGCGACGGCGGTGTCCTCGATGAACGCCAGCGGCCGCTTGGTCCCCTCCCCTGCCGCCATCAGCAGCCCGAGACTGGACTTGCGCACCTTGAGCAGCGCCGCCTGTTCGGCGGCCGTGACGAGTTTGAGCGTGTGATAGCCGTGTCCGTTGCGCTCCCAGAGCCCGGCGACCTCGTCGAGTTTGCCCGCGAGCCGAGTCTCGTCGTCGCCGGAAAAGGACACGAACAGCAGCGCCGCCGGATCACCGACGAGATGGTCGCCGAGATCGGCGTACTCGATCTTCTGCCGTGAGAGGTCGAGAATGGTCTTGTCCATCATCTCGACCTGATGCGGCTCGCAGCTGAGCGCGTCGAGCGTGGCCGAGATCGCGCCGTGCGTGGTCTCGAAATGCCCGACAGCGTAGACGGTCTTCTTCGGCTTGGGCACCAGATCGACTTCGATCCTGGTGGCCAGCACGAGTGTGCCCTCCGCGCCGACGACGAATTTGGCCAGGTCGAAGGGTTTTCCGTCGCCGTATCCGGCGAGGCGGTCGAGCCGGTAGCCGCACGCGCGCCGCCAGAACACCGGCATGCCCTTGGCGATGGCGTCCTCGTGCGCGCTGACGAGTTCGGGGAGCTCGCGGTAGATACGCCCTTCCAGGGTGTCCGCCTCGGCGCGCCGCGCGCGTTCGGTCTCGCTCACCGGTTCCAGCCGGGCGGTGGAGCCGTCGGCGAGGACGACGTCCAGCGCGCGGACGTGATCGATGGTCATGCCGAAGGTCAGCGACCCGGAACCCGCCGAGTTGTTGCCGACCATGCCGCCGATCGTGGCGCGGTTGCTGGTGGAGGTGTCGGGCCCGAACATCAGCCCGTGCGCGGCCGCCGCCTGGTTGAGCTGATCCTGGACGACGCCGGGTTCGACGACGGCGGTCCGCGCGACGGGATCGATGTCGATGATCCGGTTCAGATGCCGCGACAGGTCGAGCACCAGACCGGGACCGACGGTCTGCCCGGCCAGGCTGGTGCCGGCCCCGCGCGGGACGACGGGCACGCCGAACTCCGCCGCCGTGGCGACGGCCGCGACGACGTCTTCGTGATCGACGGGGAACACGACCCCGCGCGGCATGATCGAGTACATGCTCGCGTCGCGGGAGAACAGGTGGCGCGTGTAGTCGTCGAAGGCGGCTTCCCCCTTGAGCCGCGTGCGCAACGCTTCTTCGAGAAGGCTGGTCATCGGCGGGCCCTCAGTCGTTCTGCAGCACGTCGAGGGCGTCCCGCAGCCCGCGTGGATCGGCGGGGGCGCCGGCGAGCGTCAGTCCCATTTGGACTCCCGCGAGAGTGCCGGCGAGGGTGAGATCGTTGAACGCGCCGAGATGCCCGATCCGGAAGATCTTCCCGGCGAGTTTGCCCAATCCCGCGCCCAAGGACATGTCGAACCGGTCGAGGATGATCGCACGGACCTTGTCGGCGTCGATCCCTTCGGGCATCAGGACCGCGGTCAGCGCGCCGGAATGTTCGCGCTCGTCCTGGCAAAGGACCTCCAGGCCCCAGCCGCGGACGGCGGCGCGCGTGGCGGCCGCGTGCCGGGCGTGCCGCGCGAAGACGTTCTCGAGCCCCTCTTCGTAGAGCAAGCGCAGGGCTTCCCGCAGGCCGTACATCAGGTTGGTGTTGGGGGTATACGGGAAGAATCCACGTTCGTTCGCGCTGAGCATCGGCCCCCAGTCCCAGAAGATCTTCGGCAGGCTCGCGGTCCTGGCGGCGTCCAGGGCCTTGTCGCTGATCGCGTTGAAGCTCATGCCCGGCGGGAGCATGAGGCCCTTCTGCGAACCCGCGACGGTGACGTCGACGCCCCATTCGTCGTGCCGGTAGTCGATCGAACCCAGCGACGAGATGGTGTCGACCAGCAGCAGCGCGGGATGTCCGGCGGCGTCGATCGCGGCGCGGATCTCGGGGATCCGGCTGGTGACGCCGGTGGAGGTCTCGTTGTGGACCACGCAGACGGCCTTGATCCGGTGCGCGGTGTCGGCGGAGAGCTTGCCGGCGACCACCTCGGGGTCGGCTCCGTGCCGCCAGTCGCCCGGCACGAAGTCGACGTGCAGGCCGAGCCCTCGCGCCATTTCCTGCCACAGCGTGGCGAAATGCCCGGTCTCGAAGGCCAGGACGGTGTCGCCTGGGCTGAGGGTGTTGGTCAGCGCCGCTTCCCACGCGCCCGTCCCGGTGGAGGGGTAGATGACGACCGGGTTCGTGGTGCCGAAGACGGGCTTGATGTCTCGCAGCAGCCGCGTCGCGAGCTCTTGGAACTCCGGTCCGCGGTGGTCGATGGTCGCCGCCGACATCGCCCGGAGCACCACGTCGGGAACGTTCGTCGGACCCGGGATCTGCAGGAAGTGCCGTCCGGCCGCGTATGTCATGTGCGCCTCCACGCTCGGCTTCGAAATGTTCCACGGGCGAAACCTTGGTCTCGCCGCTTGAACGGTATACCGTGTACCGAACTCCGTCGAGGGGGTACCCGGAACAACTTCGACCCGATTCCCTGAATGTGTCAGCGCCGACCGCAGAGGATTCCGATGTCCATACAACTCGTCACCGTCGTGGCGCTCGCCCTGGTCTTCCTGATCGCGACCGTGCTCCCCGTCCACATGGGAGCGCTGGCGTTCGTCGCCGCCTTCGTGATCGGCACGGCCTTCGCCGGGGAGAGCACCGACGACATCGTCTCGGGCTTTCCCGGCGATCTCTTCGTCATCCTGGTCGGGGTGACGTTGCTGTTCGCGATAGCCAAAGGCAACGGCACCGTCGACCGGCTCGTGCACCTGGTGGTGCGCGCCGTCGGCGGGCGGATCGCCCTGATCCCGTGGGTGATGTTCGTGGTCACCGCGGCCCTGACCGCGGTCGGCGCGGTGGTACCGGCGGCGGTGGCGATCATCGCCCCGATCGGCATGGGGTTCGCCCGCCGCTCTTCGATCAACCCGATGCTGATGGGCCTGCTGATCATCAACGGCGCCAGCGCGGGCGGCTTCTCCCCCATCAGCATCTTCGGCAGCATCGTCAACGGCGTCGTCGCCCGCGACAACCTGCCGAGCGACCCGGGGCTGTTGTTCGCGTCTTCCTTCGTCTTCAACCTGGTGCTGAGTGTCGTGGTGTTCTTCCTCTTCGGCGGCCGCGAACTGATCCGCCGGTCGTCCGCCGAACCCAAGGTCGCCGCGCTCGCGCACAGCGGCTCCTCGACGGTGACGACGCTGACCGGCGACCCCGCGCCTTCCAGCGGTGGCACCGACGAGCCCGAGGAACGTCTTCCGCTCACTCGCGACCACGTGTTCACGCTGATCGGGCTGGCGGCGCTCGCGGTGGGAGCGCTGGTGTTCAAACTCGACGTCGGCTTCACCGCGCTGACCGTGGCGACGGTGCTGTCACTGGTCTCGCCGGGGTCGGCCAAGGCGGCCGTCGGCGAGGTCGCGTGGCCGACGGTGCTGCTGATCTGCGGGATCGTCACGTTCGTCTCGCTGATGGAGCGGGTCGGCACGATCGACTGGCTCGGCAACCTGGTGACGCGGATCGGTTCCCCACTGCTGGCCGCGATCCTGATCTGCGCGATCGGCGCCGTGGTCTCGGCGTTCGCGTCGACGACCGGGATCCTCGGCGCGCTCATCCCGCTCGCCGTGCCGTTCCTGCTGGCGGGCGAGGTCGGCGCGGTCGGCATGATCATCGCGCTGGCGATCTCGTCTTCGGTCGTCGACTCGTCGCCGTTCTCCACCAGCGGCGCGCTGGTCGTGGCCAACGCGCCCGCCGGCCAGAACGACAAAGTGTTCCGGGGCTTGATGATCTGGGGGTTCAGCATGTGCGCGATCGCGCCGATCGCGACCTGGCTGCTGTTCATCCTGCCCGGCTTGGGCTGAAAGGAGCTTTCGCCGCATCTCACGCGGCGAAGGGAGCTTTCCTCGCGTCACACGCGGGGAAAGCTCCCTTCAGCGACTCCGGCGTTCGGCCAGCCAGCGTTCCGAATCGGGGGTGCCGCCGTCGAGCTGGTCCACCACCGCGTCGAGGAAGCTGCCGTGACCGTGATCGGCCAGCGCCCGCAACACCGCTTCGGGGTCTCCGCCCTCGATGATCGTGAGCAGCTCGCGGTGCCGCTCGACGTTCTGCATCAGCGATTCGCCGTCGCGGCGGGCGCTGCGGTTGAGGGCCATGCACAGCTGCATCTGCAGGGAAAGCGCGCGATAGGCCTCGGTGACGCGCTCGTGCCCGGCCAGCGCGACGATCGACTGATGGAAGTCGTACTTCCGTTGCGTGAACACACCTTCGTCGCCGTCACGGCCCGCCTGTTCGAACGCCGCGAGGGCATCCCGGCAAGCCTGCAACCGCTCCGGCGAGCGCACCGGGATGCCGATCCGGACGGCGAAGGCTTCGAGCTCTTCGCGCAGGGTGACGATTTCGTAGACGTCATGGCGGGTCAGCGGGCGGACGATGACGCCGCGCCGAGGGTGCGGCACGACGAGGCCTTCGAAAGCCAAGACCTGCAACGCTTCGCGCAGCGGCGGGCGGGACACCCCGAGCCGTTCGGTGAGCTTGGCCTCGACCAAACGCGTGCCGGGCGGGAGTTCGCCGGAAAGTATCATCGCGCGCAGCGCCTGGGTGGCCAGGTCGGCCATGCTCGGCGGCGCGACGATGCGGCCGTCGTCGTCCTGCACGGAACTCATGGTCATACGGACCCCTCCCTGTCTGTATACGGTATATCAATCACTGTCGTCGCGCGTGAGCGGTAGGTCACTCCCTAATTGGTTGGACAATCCGTCCAACGCTTATACAGTCGGTCTCGTGATCAACGAGCATCCGTATCCGCCCGCCTTCCGCAGCGGTGACCTGGTTTCCGTGTCCGGACGGCTCGGCGTGACCGAGACCGGGGAACTGGTACCCGGCGGATTCGACGCCGAATGCCCGCGGGCCTTCGCCAACCTCGACGCCGCACTGCGTTCGGTGGGCGCGACGCGGGCGGACGTGGTGAAAGTCGTGGTCTACCTGACCGACATCGCCGACCGCGACGGCCTCAACCGGGTCTACGAGGAGTTCTTCTCCGAGCCGAGGCCCGCCCGCACCTGCGTCGGGGTCGCGTCCCTGCCCTACGGCGGCGTCGTCGAAGTCGAGGCCCTCGCCCGAGTACGCGATGTCTGAGCAGGACGCGATCCTCGACGCGCTCGCCCCGGTCGCCGACGGCATCGCGGCGACGCTCGGCTCGTTCTGCGAAGTCGTGGTGCACGACTTCCGCCGCCCGGAGAAGTCGGTGGTCGCGATCGCCGGCTCGGTCACCGACCGCACCGTCGGCGGGTCGATGAGCGAGATCGGCATGGGTCTGCTCGCCCGCGGCGACGACGCCGAAGACCAGCTGAACTACGTCACGAGGACGGCGTCCGGGAAACTCGTGAAGTCTTCGACCATGCTGCTGCGCGACAGCGGCGGCTCGGTGTTCGGCGCGCTGTGCGTGAACCTCGACGTCACCGCGCTGGGCCAGCTGCGGACGCTGGTCGGCGAGCTCGCCGATGTCGGCACCGCCGCCGAAACGCCGACCACCACCTTCGGCGACGACGTCGACGCGGTGGTGGACGCGATCGTCGACGAGCATCAACTCCGGCTGAACAAACCGTGGACCGCGCTCAGCCGCGAAGAACGTCTCGACCTGTTCCGCAGCCTGCACGCGCGTGGCGTGTTCGCCGTGCGGCGGGCCGTGCCCCAGGTCGCGGCCCGGATCGGGATCTCCCGCGCCTCCGCCTACAACTATCTCGCCGAAATCCGTGAGCAAGGAGCATCATGACCGCCCCCGTGACCATCGACGACATCCGCGACGCGGCCGCCCGCCTGGCCGGGGTCGCGCACCGGACCCCTGTCGTGCGTTCCCGCACCCTCGACGACCTCGTCGGCGCCGAGGTCTTCCTCAAGTGCGAGAACCTCCAGCGCGTCGGGGCGTTCAAGTTCCGTGGCGCGTACAACGCCGCCTCCCGGCTCTCGCCGGAACAGCTGGCCAAGGGCATCGCCGCGTACTCCTCGGGCAACCACGCGCAGGCCGTCGCGCTCGCCGCGCGCGAACTCGGGAGCAGCGCGGTCATCCTGATCCCGGAGGACACCCCACAGTCCAAAAAGGACGCCACCGCGGGCTACGGCGCCGAAATCGTTACCTACGACCGGTACACCGGTGACCGCGTCGCCATCGGCGAGGCGCTGGCGGCCGACCGCGGTCTCGCGCTCATCCCGCCCTACGAGCACCCGCACGTGATCGCCGGCCAGGGCACCGCGGCGCTGGAACTGCTGGAGGACACCGATTCCCTGGACACCCTCGTCGTCCCGATCGGCGGCGGCGGCCTGATCGCGGGCAGCTCGACCGCCGCGAAGGCCGTGCGGCCCGGCATCCGGGTGGTCGGCGTCGAACCCGCCGCGGGCGACGACACCAAACGCTCGCTGGAGGCCGGGGAACGCGTGTCGATCCCGGTGCCGCGGACCATCGCCGACGGCCAGGCCGCCGAGATCCCCGGCGAGCTGACGTTCTCGATCAACCGGCGGCTCGTCGACGACGTCGCGCTGGTCACCGACGAGCAGGTCCGGGACGCGATGCGGTTCGCGTTCGAGCGGCTGAAGCTCGTCATGGAGCCGAGCGGGGCCACCGGTCTCGCCGCACTGCTGTCCGGTCAGGTCTCCGCGCCGGGCCGGGTCGGGGTGATCATCAGCGGCGGGAACGTCAGCCCGGAACGCTTCGCCGAACTGATCGCCGGCTGACCCTCTCCGCATTTAGTCCTCTAAATGCGGTGGGTCCGTGAAGGGCCCGCGGTGCCGGTGTCGCGAAAGTGGCTTTCGCAACACCTTGGCGAAGGCCGAACGCGTGACTCGCGTGATCAGACGCGTAACTCGCGTGCTTGCAGGCGTAACTCACGTGATTGAGCGCGGAACTCGCGGTGCGGCGTCTGATCACGCGAGTTACGTCTTCAAGCACGCGAGATACGGCTCTGATCACGCGAGTTACGCCTGCACTCACAGGCCGAGGCCGCCCGCCAGCACCGGCCACGAGTTCCGCAGCGCCCGCTGCCAGTAGGGCCAGCTGTGCGTACCGTCGCCGTAGTAGTCGACGGTCGCCGGGATCCCCTTGGCCTTCAAGCGATCCGTGAAAGTCACCGACGAGGCCAGCGCCTGGGGTTCGAAGATGTCCGATTGGCCAGGCGGGTCGAGCGGGCCGGTCTTGCCGTTACCGCACGAGATGTAGAGCGCCGTGCCGCGCAGGCCGTCGATGTTGTCGTACGGGTTGTTCGCCGTCCAGATCGGCCGCATCCCCCAGCTGTCGCCCCAGAGTTCCAGGTAGTTGAAGATCCCCGCGCGGGCCAGGATCCCCTGGATGAACAGCGGGGCTCCCTGGTTCAGCGTGTTCGGCACCCCGCTGTAGGACGCCGCCGCGGTGAACATCCCCTTGTGCTTGTACGAATACGCGAGCGCGCCGTAGCCGCCGATCGACAGCCCGGCGATCACTCGCCGCGTGCCCGCCCGGTAACCGCGTTCGACGATCTGCCGCACCTCCAAGGTGTGGAAGGTGTCCCAGTCGGGAGTGCTCCTGAGCCCGAAGTTCCACCACTTCGTGTACATGCCCGCCGGGCCGCCCGTCGGCATGACGACGAGGGCGTCCTTGTCGGCGGTGAACGCCTTGACGTCGGTGAACTGGTCCCACGAGCGGTAGTCGACCGGTTCGCAGCAGCCGTGCAGCAGGTACAGCGTCGGCCAGGTCCGCGTGGGTTGCGCGGC from Amycolatopsis sp. EV170708-02-1 includes:
- a CDS encoding alpha/beta hydrolase family protein, with protein sequence MKRTRRWGLLALAMVVLLGSPVPASAAAAPVSADNGAKVVEETWLDARTVDLKISSPALGTTGMVRLLVPAGWAAQPTRTWPTLYLLHGCCEPVDYRSWDQFTDVKAFTADKDALVVMPTGGPAGMYTKWWNFGLRSTPDWDTFHTLEVRQIVERGYRAGTRRVIAGLSIGGYGALAYSYKHKGMFTAAASYSGVPNTLNQGAPLFIQGILARAGIFNYLELWGDSWGMRPIWTANNPYDNIDGLRGTALYISCGNGKTGPLDPPGQSDIFEPQALASSVTFTDRLKAKGIPATVDYYGDGTHSWPYWQRALRNSWPVLAGGLGL
- a CDS encoding alanine--glyoxylate aminotransferase family protein → MTYAAGRHFLQIPGPTNVPDVVLRAMSAATIDHRGPEFQELATRLLRDIKPVFGTTNPVVIYPSTGTGAWEAALTNTLSPGDTVLAFETGHFATLWQEMARGLGLHVDFVPGDWRHGADPEVVAGKLSADTAHRIKAVCVVHNETSTGVTSRIPEIRAAIDAAGHPALLLVDTISSLGSIDYRHDEWGVDVTVAGSQKGLMLPPGMSFNAISDKALDAARTASLPKIFWDWGPMLSANERGFFPYTPNTNLMYGLREALRLLYEEGLENVFARHARHAAATRAAVRGWGLEVLCQDEREHSGALTAVLMPEGIDADKVRAIILDRFDMSLGAGLGKLAGKIFRIGHLGAFNDLTLAGTLAGVQMGLTLAGAPADPRGLRDALDVLQND
- a CDS encoding transcriptional regulator, whose protein sequence is MSEQDAILDALAPVADGIAATLGSFCEVVVHDFRRPEKSVVAIAGSVTDRTVGGSMSEIGMGLLARGDDAEDQLNYVTRTASGKLVKSSTMLLRDSGGSVFGALCVNLDVTALGQLRTLVGELADVGTAAETPTTTFGDDVDAVVDAIVDEHQLRLNKPWTALSREERLDLFRSLHARGVFAVRRAVPQVAARIGISRASAYNYLAEIREQGAS
- a CDS encoding pyridoxal-phosphate dependent enzyme, which translates into the protein MTAPVTIDDIRDAAARLAGVAHRTPVVRSRTLDDLVGAEVFLKCENLQRVGAFKFRGAYNAASRLSPEQLAKGIAAYSSGNHAQAVALAARELGSSAVILIPEDTPQSKKDATAGYGAEIVTYDRYTGDRVAIGEALAADRGLALIPPYEHPHVIAGQGTAALELLEDTDSLDTLVVPIGGGGLIAGSSTAAKAVRPGIRVVGVEPAAGDDTKRSLEAGERVSIPVPRTIADGQAAEIPGELTFSINRRLVDDVALVTDEQVRDAMRFAFERLKLVMEPSGATGLAALLSGQVSAPGRVGVIISGGNVSPERFAELIAG
- a CDS encoding FAD-binding and (Fe-S)-binding domain-containing protein, which gives rise to MTSLLEEALRTRLKGEAAFDDYTRHLFSRDASMYSIMPRGVVFPVDHEDVVAAVATAAEFGVPVVPRGAGTSLAGQTVGPGLVLDLSRHLNRIIDIDPVARTAVVEPGVVQDQLNQAAAAHGLMFGPDTSTSNRATIGGMVGNNSAGSGSLTFGMTIDHVRALDVVLADGSTARLEPVSETERARRAEADTLEGRIYRELPELVSAHEDAIAKGMPVFWRRACGYRLDRLAGYGDGKPFDLAKFVVGAEGTLVLATRIEVDLVPKPKKTVYAVGHFETTHGAISATLDALSCEPHQVEMMDKTILDLSRQKIEYADLGDHLVGDPAALLFVSFSGDDETRLAGKLDEVAGLWERNGHGYHTLKLVTAAEQAALLKVRKSSLGLLMAAGEGTKRPLAFIEDTAVAPEHLAEYTARFKEILDEHRLEAGFYGHCSVGCLHIRPFVDLTDPAQVDTMRAVAEKIKDLVAEFGGVNSSEHGDGLARSEFNREIFGDELYEAMRQVKKLFDPAGTMNPGKIVDAPPMTENLRDRDALPPAPPLRTMLSFEVVGGMRGAADRCMNIGLCRKTTGGVMCPSYQVTLQEEHSTRGRANALVKALSEPDPKAALGGERLHEILDLCLMCKACKSECPMSVDMASLKAETLHQHHEEHGTPLRSRIFGSIRFFNRLGSATAPLSNVPGRIRPLRKVMERTVGIKAERPLPKFVRENLVRWNRRRVAAPGTAGTVNWLADSFTTFTEPQIGKAAIELLESAGWAVELASGGCCGRSSLSKGLLDDAKKKAAGLVTALARDTEPGSPIVGCEPSCVFTLRDETLALLPELPEARQIKERVRQVEELLVEAIDDGRLTLPERSWLSGRRVVFHGHCHQKAEVGTAATMALLRRIPGLEVAEIDSGCCGMAGSFGFEAEHYETSMAVGRDRLFPALEQEPDGTLVAATGVSCRQQIFHGAGRTAWHPLELVREALGGPA
- a CDS encoding GntR family transcriptional regulator, giving the protein MTMSSVQDDDGRIVAPPSMADLATQALRAMILSGELPPGTRLVEAKLTERLGVSRPPLREALQVLAFEGLVVPHPRRGVIVRPLTRHDVYEIVTLREELEAFAVRIGIPVRSPERLQACRDALAAFEQAGRDGDEGVFTQRKYDFHQSIVALAGHERVTEAYRALSLQMQLCMALNRSARRDGESLMQNVERHRELLTIIEGGDPEAVLRALADHGHGSFLDAVVDQLDGGTPDSERWLAERRSR
- a CDS encoding SLC13 family permease, with protein sequence MSIQLVTVVALALVFLIATVLPVHMGALAFVAAFVIGTAFAGESTDDIVSGFPGDLFVILVGVTLLFAIAKGNGTVDRLVHLVVRAVGGRIALIPWVMFVVTAALTAVGAVVPAAVAIIAPIGMGFARRSSINPMLMGLLIINGASAGGFSPISIFGSIVNGVVARDNLPSDPGLLFASSFVFNLVLSVVVFFLFGGRELIRRSSAEPKVAALAHSGSSTVTTLTGDPAPSSGGTDEPEERLPLTRDHVFTLIGLAALAVGALVFKLDVGFTALTVATVLSLVSPGSAKAAVGEVAWPTVLLICGIVTFVSLMERVGTIDWLGNLVTRIGSPLLAAILICAIGAVVSAFASTTGILGALIPLAVPFLLAGEVGAVGMIIALAISSSVVDSSPFSTSGALVVANAPAGQNDKVFRGLMIWGFSMCAIAPIATWLLFILPGLG
- a CDS encoding RidA family protein gives rise to the protein MINEHPYPPAFRSGDLVSVSGRLGVTETGELVPGGFDAECPRAFANLDAALRSVGATRADVVKVVVYLTDIADRDGLNRVYEEFFSEPRPARTCVGVASLPYGGVVEVEALARVRDV